The sequence ACGTCATCCGAACTGTGTGCGTGGTCAAGGCGCAAGTGGAGCGCATGAACATGCACTTTCGAAGTAAAAGCTCAACTTTAATAGCAACTCGTTCACCTACGAACttaaatcaggaaaaaaaagccaaatgagCAAAGGAGGTTTAATTATTCCAAAAGAACATGTAAATGTTGGTTTTGAACGGGCATCAATTGAAATTTCCCACAAAGCTCTCGATATTCGCTAGTATAATTTGTAGTTGACCAGATGAACAGGAAGCACTAGTAGTGAGCCAAGTTACGCTCTGTGCCAACGCCCGGTCTCTTTGAAGCTAAGCTAACGCTAGCCAGCGGGCATCCCTCAATCCCGAGGGCCACAGGTAAATTATGCTAACATTTAACGGTGTATCGTTCTGGCGCATACTAAAGAAAAATCAGTTTTCCTTCCGCGTCTGTTCATGTCAGCCTTTTGCAGATACCCAACCAATCTGCTCGGCCTTTTGCTAAGCTAGCAAACCAAACAGCTATCGATTCGACAGGAGAGTTTTTTTCTCTATCATTTCTTCCATAAGTTAAATTTCAATCTTGTTGGACTATTACGTGACACGTTTTTAATAGTCGGTTCTGATTAGCAACGGTTAGTAGCGTTTGTTGAATTTTAGATGATGTAGTGGGATGTGTACCAAGTTAAGCACCAAGTAACTGGTCAAATGTCCAaccacactttttatttttttaagagttaaTTAGTTATTTGTTTAAAGTAAAACTGATACATTATGTGTACCTTTTGTTAGGATTGTAAGCAGCCCCAACACAAGGAAGTGAGATGCAGACCATCAAATGTGTCGTGGTGGGCGATGGAGCAGTGGGAAAAACCTGTCTACTGATTTCATACACCACCAATAAATTCCCTTCGGAATATGTACCAACAGTGAGTATACGCTTGCTCTCGGGTGCTTCTTGATGACAACCAGTGCCAGGCGCACACCGAGTGACGTACCCACGTGGTTCTACAACACGAGTTGGCGACAGTCACAAGAGCACAGATGTTTCGTTTGTCAGAATGCCAGATTACACAGTATAACGTACACACGTTTATTAGATTACAAGTGGGATCTAGCCTGCTGcatacacattttgttgttcagtttaattttcacaaattcaTCTACAGCAGTGGTGCGTGTCCAAACTTGGTTCTTGAAGGTCGCAGGTTTTGTCcgtttctcttctccaacacatcagcaagctctgcatatgcctgataacgatcgtGTTCATTGGAACAAGtgcgttggagcagggaaacataGGAAAGTGCAGGGCTCTGACCCTTGaggagtttggacaccactgatctacagtatgtgatttgtttttgttttttgtttttcttctgcgcgacatgttgcatttaaaaaatacatatgttttaaTTGAATGTTCTAAAATGCCACAAAATACTGCTAAAGCTTAATCTAAATTCAAAAGTGGTACACTAATTTGTCAAACGAAGGatgtttaaatcaatcaatcaatcaatcaactttatttatatagcacctttcatacatttaaaatgcaactcaaagtgctggacatccataatacaataaaataaaagaaagaaaaagcccccccatctccatgatcgtacccacagacacacccaaaacccaacaaacacatgaaaaccacaacatggcggggcacagaagtaccctgtaaggaaaggcacccaagtCATGTAACTGTTACGGAGATTCTATGTAGATTGGCTAGTTCAGTGGTGTTACTTGGTGTGAGATTAAATGAGAACTAAACcccaaatacatatatttttttgtaagaatacATTGTATGTGCCCCCATGTATCTAAATGGTATTCTGGCTAATACTGCGTTCATGGAAAGGGAATTAAAcagattaattcattaattttcatCTATTCTGGGACATAACTAGGGGTTGATgaattgatttgaacaaaactaAGGTTCAAACCTTAACGTTATCAAACTATAGTTATGCTAGTTATCGCAGCATACATGGGAAGTCTGCGAACCTGTGTGACTGTGGTTGGTCGGAAAGCAAGTGTGAGAGCATTTGTGACATGTATCTCCCCTAGTGGTGGCAGATACAAGTTGTTCTGCTTACAATAAAACTGTTACGTTCCACGATAAGACTGAAAAAAacaagatgcatttttttttccaaaggtgTTTGACAACTATGCAGTAACTGTGATGATCGGTGGTGAACCGTACACCCTTGGCTTATTTGACACAGCAGGTAAGTAAATGAGTTCAACAATTGTCTGCGCCGAGCGGTCACTTTACTTAATGGTGTCTCCTCACAGGTCAGGAAGATTATGACAGGTTACGACCACTAAGCTACCCACAGACGGACGTCTTCTTAGTCTGCTTCTCAGTGGTCTCGCCATCCtcctttgaaaatgtcaaaGAAAAGGTGAGTGGGTTTCAGCTGGCTTGCGTCCCCTTTCACACCTTGTTCCTTGTCCACATTTCAAAACGGAATTTACCATTGAGCTTGATGATTTTAGGAGTACTTTGTGAAGTTTAAgccttttgcatttttattgtgaagcattacccttttttttttttttttttttttaaactatttttatgcttggatgtttgcatccttgaattttgaggaaagaaaaattctttgaaatctcaactttaactcattcgctccgggctgttttactggatttggactgattttgtaaggcccacagaatattgtgttctattgctataaaaaatagaatctaccaaaataaagattggggtctcttctttcatcaggaaaaaaaaaaatatttctatctgtttccgttttgcagcaattaacattagaatatagctaagtttcatcattattcacaaatctgtttaaaacagtggagaaAAAAGGTTGTTGctgcatggccctggttgatctcttatactctgccattgcttcaagcattttcttcagttcagaggctgcatcaaagccttctgtatgttatagcattaaaaaaataaaaaataaataatacggctttgggagcatggtaatatttaaaatagaatgtatttataaatttttgggagcaaatgagttaaatataacttgaaaggacaatgacaaaataaaatagtaagaaagtaaaataagactatacaaaaataatagcaaTTGAAAAACAAGAACTAATACTGgcagttagtgtttgttttggcctcttaAGGGCACTGTGGTGCAGTGCATCCATGGAGTACACACAATGAGAACAGAAGAAATAAGTTGCGATTGAACTCTTATTAATATAACTCGGTTTTTCTcagattgggaagaatttgtgcctctGAGTAGTGTTATACTACGTGTGAATGTTTCCACAGCGTTTGTGTGttaatattcgttatttgaaggaatatcAGTCCCGAACATGATGCTAATTTcctgttagcatgtcaatgggatCCTCTATTCACCAGCATTAGCGccagcaatgttttaaaaacaaagcaggtTGTGTATTCATATACACAATATGTGTAATTCTtcttgtttagttttacagtaaactccaACCAGGTGTATCGTTAAACGACAGCATAATCTAACAGCTTATGTGAATTTAATTATGTCTAATTATGAATTAAActattatttagttttacatACATGAGAAAATGTGACTCCAAAGGTTAGAGAGGCTCTATAAAGCCCAGACTATTACATAACCATAATGTTTGGTCCGACATAAAATTACTAATCATGCTTACTAAATAAAATAGATGTGTAtatttgaatttaattaattgttcAACCCTCATTTACAATAAGCAATGTTACATTTCAACAATGTGAGGCAAGTGGGTATATCTCACAGTTCAGGGTTTGACTCACTGATCCGATGTGAAAGGCTCAAGTAGTTTTTTCCGCCGCTCCTGTAGTGGGTTCCGGAAATCACCCACCACTGCCCCAAGACCCCGTTCCTGTTGGTGGGCACTCAGATCGACCTGCGCGATGACCCCTCCACTGTGGAGAAGTTAGCCAAGAACAAACAGAAGCCCATCACCCCGGAGACGGCCGAGAAGCTGGCTCGTGACTTGAAGGCGGTCAAGTATGTGGAGTGCTCAGCCCTCACGCAGGTAAGAGCTCTCGTCTAGTAGCACGCTCGGCCAACCTTTCCTAACCGCAGCTACCTTTCTAATTCCGTCTAACTGAGTCCTTCTGCGTGTCTTTCCTCCCTGTTTTCCTTCTCTCCTTAGCGGGGACTGAAGAACGTATTTGACGAGGCTATCCTCGCCGCTTTAGAGCCCCCTGAAACTCAGAGAAAGAGAAAGTGCTGTTTGTTCTGATGTCTGACTGATTCTCGCTTTGCCTCTCAATCGTCTGCTGCTTActcattgtaaagaaaatgtcaagCTAACTCAAGTACTCTTTGCAAACGTACGAAATGTTGTCGGGGGGGACATTTTGTCCTGCTGTCCTAATCACACTCACACGGGCTGCCTGATATGACAAGAGTGCCAAACTTCACTTCTACTTCCCTGCATGCATGTCTCTGCCACAGAGCATGATTTGTTGTTTCCAGTGTCATTTGTACCCCAAGAAGCATTTACCtccacgttttttattttcccgactgattttttttttctttgctcttTCTCTGCTTCTCTTATCATGGGGAGTCTTGTATCATGttatttgatttgaataaaGAAACCTCTGGATTTCCTCGCTACATCTCCACTCCGCTTCCTTTTTGCCGTTAGACCCTCTGCTATGCTGTGTTGTCTTTCTTTGAACCACAATGTTTTGTTTCCACAGAAAGGATTAAAGAATGTGTTTGATGAGGCAATACTGGCAGCCCTGGAGCCGCCCGAACCTAAGAAAAGGCGTAAATGCGTCCTGCTCTAAGTTTGCTCTCAGCCGTCTCCGCACCACTTTCTAGGTTAGCAGTACACGGACCACCCACAAGTTGAAAGATCATGAAATATTTGCCTCCTGCCAGAATTAACCTGAATACATATTCAGTGTGTTGAGTATGATTAAGAATTGATGTCGTTTGTGCTGACTTCATACTTATGAAATGGCCTTACAGgatgatgatttttattttttaagaataagTGAATAAGGTAGGGAACGTGTAATCGACAGCTCAGACCACAAAATGCTAGTTTTATCATACATGGCAGTTTTTCTTGCAGGCTTTACATTTAGGCAATAATTGAGGTCTTATAAATTGCAGGATATTTATTGTTTCTTGAGTTAGCTCTCTCaccaaaatacatatataagtaGTTTAGCTTTTTcacttcccttctcagagatACTGAGGCAAATATGCTGTGTCATGTGTGACTCACAAACACCCAACCGAAGACAATAAATGTCctataattttataataattagtTGCTCATTTAATAAGACAATGAATATAAAACCCACACAATTATTATCAGCCTCGGGACTGAACTAGAGTCTGTTTGGCATCCTAGTGCTTGAGCAGTTTATATTTACTTGCAGTGTGAACGCTCCATGCAGAAAGTTGTATTTGTCTTGAATTTGTAACACAAAGGCTGATATTTCACTTTCATAGGTGCGGCGAGCGATGCCAGTGTatacactttttaaaattgCCCAACACGCGGCTTCATTACATCAGATAGCGATGCAGTGTGACACTTCTTACAACAGTCAATGTTTTGATTTCAGATTCTGTGAAGGTTTTTAAATGCCAGAAATAGCAGTGTTTGCGTTTGTCTTTGCTATATACATTCCTAGATGTGGGTGtgatttatttgtaaatatagtGAGAATAATTCATAACTTATTGACTGATAAGTGTGCATTACTGAAACAAGAAGTTAAGTTAGGTGATGCTGAAAGAAAATGACCAGAAAGTGTTGATGGgtttcttttcatttcctcTTTTCAATTTAACATCAAGCTGTACTGTATTTTCTTTGTGATAACATGTCACAATAAACCAGTATTATCAAGAGACTTTgacaaaagtgtttgttttaatgctttaaaaagTTCAACTTGCACACCACAGTATTAGAACTTGAAGCAGGATTTATTGTGCAAACATGTCACACGTATAAGTTGAAGCAGTCTGAAAAGAAAGCCGTTTTTTGGAATACAATAGGCAATTTATTACACAGCTAATTAAGAATAGAGGACATAATGGCTGATGGCAAAACAAGCATTGCACATTCTATAGGTTGCCCTTAACTGGGTAAACAAATACAATCAAGCCGACATCgctattgaaaagaaaaaaaatgcatacccTTTAATGACTGAAGGTCTCTAAAGCTCAAGAATTTGCATCGTTCCTCACAGTTAAcgtctttttcttgttttcaatTACACAAGTTTTAGGACTAAACTTTGGCTGCTGTAGAAGACAACTGGGGGAATGAAGTCTGTCAAAACTAAGACTTCTGTATAGTGCTAATCAGAAGGCAGCACATAGCCACTAGCTTTGTACATGTCTTTCAGGTAGAACTTGCCAACGTGGGTTACTTCTGTATGGCTTTGCACATTCAGATAATTAGATTCAGGGTGATAATTGCTTCCAACACAAGTGGGTGTGGCCCACACCGTGTGGGCACTCTTGGGTGTCATTTCATGGCCCTGTCGGAAGCTGGCATATTCATGGCTCAACTTCAACTCACAGTACCTACCTTCCACACAAGACAAGCTGGGGAAAAGACACCACGGAGCAGAGGGATGAAAAttcagcaaaaggtttgagaacTACTGGCTTAAACACTTTGCATTCAAGTTAGTTCCTTGATGTTGCTAGCGAAAGCGCTAATGTAATGTTAGGCTTACAagtaatacagtggtaccttgagatacaagttggaTTTCTTCCATAGCAATGCTCGTATTTCAAAacaatctcaaatcatctttcctctttacaatgaatggaaatgccattaatttgtTCTAGCTTCCCTAAAACaggtttttttgtatgtgggtgtgtgtatatatatatatatatatatatattattttaaataaatagcactataatattgtactttatacaAGCATACATAAATGACACAATTACATAGAATCTAGAATAATATCTTTACTTCTTTTATTTTGCCTTGATGACAACCAAAATAAGCTGAATTACTAGTGACAAACATTGTGAACGGAGCATTGTGATATTTAGTGCAATATTATGCAAAAGGCAGGCAGAACGCACATACAAAGTGTGTCAGAAAGGTTCCAGGACTGGTGTAAATAATAGATTTTAATGAAGGCAAGAAGACAACTCTTGGATGCTC is a genomic window of Festucalex cinctus isolate MCC-2025b chromosome 2, RoL_Fcin_1.0, whole genome shotgun sequence containing:
- the LOC144013728 gene encoding cell division control protein 42 homolog isoform X2 encodes the protein MQTIKCVVVGDGAVGKTCLLISYTTNKFPSEYVPTVFDNYAVTVMIGGEPYTLGLFDTAGQEDYDRLRPLSYPQTDVFLVCFSVVSPSSFENVKEKWVPEITHHCPKTPFLLVGTQIDLRDDPSTVEKLAKNKQKPITPETAEKLARDLKAVKYVECSALTQKGLKNVFDEAILAALEPPEPKKRRKCVLL
- the LOC144013728 gene encoding cell division control protein 42 homolog isoform X1; amino-acid sequence: MQTIKCVVVGDGAVGKTCLLISYTTNKFPSEYVPTVFDNYAVTVMIGGEPYTLGLFDTAGQEDYDRLRPLSYPQTDVFLVCFSVVSPSSFENVKEKWVPEITHHCPKTPFLLVGTQIDLRDDPSTVEKLAKNKQKPITPETAEKLARDLKAVKYVECSALTQRGLKNVFDEAILAALEPPETQRKRKCCLF
- the LOC144013728 gene encoding cell division control protein 42 homolog isoform X3, whose product is MIGGEPYTLGLFDTAGQEDYDRLRPLSYPQTDVFLVCFSVVSPSSFENVKEKWVPEITHHCPKTPFLLVGTQIDLRDDPSTVEKLAKNKQKPITPETAEKLARDLKAVKYVECSALTQRGLKNVFDEAILAALEPPETQRKRKCCLF